One genomic region from Phorcysia thermohydrogeniphila encodes:
- a CDS encoding L,D-transpeptidase family protein: MGRFFLLFLLFFSTLNAQALTLEELIFRLHELKPEEIAREIEKLPQEEKIKLQLLFLSYTGKNREAEKLLKELYPKKLITNVLELPETSAAIVVDKTREILYVVKMEKGVPKIIRRFPCITGKRPGDKLEEGDLRTPEGIYFPLYWKTGLPPMYGIGAYPLNYPNLLDRKVLRRNGHGIWIHGTNNPNRPPHSTNGCIVLKNEYLEELRKIINPKVTPVVIVSNLSFADRDEYLKEKQSILDFLLRWKKAWENTPQDISEYLSLYSKNFVWKKGGYKEWVRYKTRITRYKKWIRIKLSDITATKDGRLLQFGNIYVVSFRLDYRSNNFSSKGRKLLYIVKEGQQWKILGEENL, translated from the coding sequence ATGGGGAGATTTTTTCTCCTTTTTCTCCTCTTTTTTTCTACCCTTAACGCTCAGGCCCTCACCCTTGAGGAGTTGATTTTTAGACTTCACGAGCTGAAACCGGAAGAAATTGCAAGGGAAATAGAGAAACTCCCTCAGGAAGAGAAGATAAAGCTCCAGCTTCTCTTCCTGAGCTACACCGGCAAGAACAGGGAGGCAGAGAAACTACTAAAGGAGCTCTACCCCAAGAAGCTAATCACAAACGTTCTTGAATTACCAGAAACTTCCGCTGCAATAGTCGTGGATAAGACGAGGGAAATCCTGTACGTTGTGAAAATGGAGAAGGGCGTTCCCAAAATTATAAGGAGGTTTCCCTGCATAACGGGAAAACGCCCCGGGGATAAGCTTGAGGAGGGAGACCTCAGGACTCCAGAAGGAATATACTTCCCCCTCTACTGGAAAACCGGACTTCCACCAATGTACGGCATAGGGGCTTATCCCCTAAACTACCCCAACTTACTTGACAGAAAAGTTTTAAGACGCAACGGCCACGGTATCTGGATTCACGGAACGAACAACCCCAACCGTCCTCCCCACAGCACTAACGGCTGTATAGTCCTCAAGAACGAGTACTTGGAGGAGCTTCGCAAAATCATCAATCCAAAAGTTACTCCAGTAGTTATAGTTTCCAACCTTTCTTTTGCTGACAGGGACGAGTATCTAAAAGAGAAACAGTCCATCCTTGACTTCCTCCTAAGGTGGAAAAAGGCGTGGGAAAACACCCCACAGGACATTTCTGAATACCTAAGTCTTTACTCAAAGAACTTCGTCTGGAAAAAGGGCGGTTACAAGGAGTGGGTAAGGTACAAGACTCGCATAACCAGATACAAAAAATGGATAAGGATAAAGCTTTCAGACATAACGGCTACAAAAGATGGAAGACTTTTACAATTTGGTAATATTTATGTAGTTAGCTTTAGGCTTGACTACAGGTCAAACAACTTCTCCTCCAAGGGAAGGAAGCTTCTATACATTGTAAAAGAGGGCCAGCAGTGGAAAATATTGGGAGAAGAGAATTTATAG
- the nrdD gene encoding anaerobic ribonucleoside-triphosphate reductase yields the protein MESVKSAKKVKPKMYVNGDPVSGRVFLTSGFQAPFQEGDLLKQIDVNSHFQSYATGGSIMHLFTAEEMKPEEQERLIFNIIKNFPIQYLTKTPFLTTCNGCGHKMVGRKTACEKCGSEDVTLWSRPIGYFRPVMRGKISKDFKKAKYLFWLSGRIEDFATRKEVTRKDIEEIVNELSSIT from the coding sequence ATGGAGAGCGTTAAAAGTGCAAAGAAGGTGAAACCAAAGATGTACGTTAACGGTGACCCTGTATCCGGAAGGGTTTTCTTAACTTCCGGTTTTCAAGCTCCATTTCAGGAAGGAGACCTCCTAAAGCAGATAGACGTTAACTCCCACTTCCAGTCCTACGCCACAGGCGGTAGCATTATGCACCTCTTTACTGCCGAGGAGATGAAGCCTGAGGAGCAGGAAAGGCTCATCTTCAACATAATTAAGAACTTCCCCATCCAGTACCTTACAAAAACGCCCTTCTTAACGACGTGCAACGGATGCGGCCACAAGATGGTCGGCAGGAAGACGGCCTGTGAAAAGTGTGGCTCAGAGGACGTAACCTTATGGTCAAGGCCGATAGGTTACTTTAGACCCGTCATGAGGGGGAAAATTTCTAAGGACTTTAAGAAGGCCAAATACCTCTTCTGGCTCTCCGGCAGGATAGAGGACTTTGCCACGAGGAAAGAAGTAACGAGGAAGGATATAGAGGAAATCGTAAACGAGCTTTCATCCATTACATAA
- the nrdD gene encoding anaerobic ribonucleoside-triphosphate reductase yields the protein MNKYFKLIELFIDNDDISRNNANFVRGIPVLEHVVVGEIMKDYLFDEVYKGLPVRIHHEEGWSYHHQTYRLSAYCIGLSAKDIAFHGLQSNAKNERKAAPPKRLETLFMQCANLICLVAQEVSGATSLNDLSTVAAGYLYYLEKEGRKSYSDYELENLWQEFLYNINLPFRSGNSPFSNITLDFGKPNSRLKYEPVVYAGKLLNITYSQIPSHYFDRINIAFIKAMRKGDADGNPFTFPLITVNITEDFDRNNPAWKLLLKESEYFGGFYVQNYLREPFEKPSIYKQKNPYIKPFDEGMIYSNCCLVPETELFVYTKGKEHPEWITLQEIKERFTKKVIAEGSSEKWWEVEDIFVPSLNPKTGKLEKKRVTKLLEIRSKREVRIRFRNGFEIVCDPTHRVAVFSPEENRITWKPACEVKPGDFGLTVKKPLFEANSYAKLSDGTELNEELAWFFGYFYAEGCFIKDHYNREKFNGVVLTANISEREKLERAKEIALQYFGDLISSAKFYVKRWKGRESSIQLWIYGRRLAEFLLENGIVKYSKLPPALKRSPKSVVEAFLNGFIDGDGYRRGDHVEIHINDEPLIKELSSLLWVHGIRHTLRIRKDSQTLKISKPTKSSCYSLVPTTFIEEKAVVTASGNRSYIKTPTVSWDFVKKYGLTNERLEDYESWDVEIVKVESVEEKALEEPKPFLDIEVEDNETFVLANGIVSFNCRMLFNISQVEAVTGSNPFHSGSGVGGIGVYAINMNRLLFLAKDDFEFLKSMIDYLMDVGAKALQRKREWLKKHWNDLFPYLSFYQKDDKSLFNIFSVVGVHEGMINAGFKDGLFNDEAKEYAHQIAQYLYKKLQEFMERDKVLYSLEYAPSENAACKMAEKDLQFAKALADVLNGERDYKLSRDPYLNLFIKEAIVKFGDKIFDLVEVGNGER from the coding sequence ATGAATAAGTACTTCAAGCTGATAGAGCTCTTCATTGATAACGACGACATCTCCCGTAACAACGCCAACTTCGTAAGGGGCATCCCCGTCCTTGAGCACGTTGTAGTTGGCGAGATAATGAAGGATTACCTCTTTGATGAGGTATACAAAGGCCTACCGGTAAGAATCCACCACGAAGAAGGCTGGTCATACCACCATCAAACGTATAGACTTTCGGCCTACTGTATTGGCTTATCGGCCAAAGACATTGCCTTTCATGGTCTTCAGAGTAACGCAAAGAACGAAAGGAAGGCTGCTCCCCCCAAAAGGCTTGAAACCCTCTTTATGCAGTGTGCAAACCTGATATGCCTTGTAGCTCAGGAAGTATCCGGTGCAACCTCTCTGAACGACCTCTCAACAGTTGCTGCAGGATACCTCTACTACTTAGAGAAAGAAGGCAGGAAGAGCTATTCAGACTACGAGCTTGAAAACCTGTGGCAGGAGTTCCTCTACAACATCAACCTACCCTTTAGGAGCGGAAACTCTCCCTTCTCAAATATCACCTTAGACTTTGGAAAACCTAACAGCCGACTTAAGTACGAGCCGGTAGTTTACGCAGGAAAACTCCTAAACATCACTTACAGCCAGATTCCATCCCACTACTTTGACAGGATAAACATCGCTTTCATAAAGGCAATGAGAAAAGGGGACGCAGACGGAAACCCCTTCACCTTCCCCCTCATAACCGTAAACATTACAGAAGACTTTGACAGAAACAACCCAGCTTGGAAACTCCTCCTCAAAGAGAGTGAGTACTTTGGAGGTTTTTACGTCCAGAACTACCTGAGAGAACCCTTTGAAAAACCGTCTATTTACAAGCAGAAAAACCCCTACATAAAGCCCTTTGACGAAGGAATGATTTATTCCAACTGCTGTCTCGTTCCAGAAACAGAGTTGTTTGTTTACACCAAAGGAAAAGAACACCCAGAGTGGATAACCTTACAGGAAATTAAGGAAAGGTTCACAAAGAAGGTTATCGCTGAGGGGAGCTCCGAAAAGTGGTGGGAAGTAGAAGACATTTTCGTTCCCTCCCTGAATCCGAAAACAGGTAAGCTGGAAAAGAAAAGAGTAACTAAGCTCTTAGAAATTCGCTCAAAGAGGGAAGTAAGAATCAGGTTCAGGAACGGCTTTGAAATTGTCTGTGACCCAACCCACAGAGTAGCTGTATTCTCACCTGAAGAGAACAGAATAACGTGGAAACCTGCCTGTGAAGTTAAGCCCGGGGATTTTGGACTTACCGTTAAGAAGCCGTTGTTTGAAGCCAACTCTTACGCCAAACTGTCCGACGGAACTGAGCTAAATGAAGAACTTGCGTGGTTCTTTGGATACTTTTACGCAGAGGGCTGTTTCATCAAAGACCACTACAACAGGGAGAAGTTTAACGGCGTTGTGCTTACAGCCAACATAAGCGAAAGGGAAAAACTTGAAAGGGCGAAGGAGATAGCTCTTCAATACTTTGGTGACCTCATCTCTTCAGCAAAGTTTTACGTTAAGAGGTGGAAAGGAAGAGAGAGCTCCATTCAGCTCTGGATATACGGAAGACGCCTTGCAGAGTTTCTCCTTGAAAACGGAATCGTCAAGTACAGCAAGCTACCCCCTGCTTTAAAGAGATCCCCAAAGTCCGTTGTAGAAGCCTTCTTAAACGGATTCATAGACGGAGACGGTTACAGGAGAGGCGACCACGTAGAAATTCATATAAACGATGAGCCTTTAATAAAGGAGCTCTCCTCCCTCCTCTGGGTTCACGGAATCAGACACACTCTAAGGATAAGAAAAGACTCACAGACACTAAAGATTTCAAAACCTACCAAGTCTTCCTGCTACTCACTCGTCCCGACTACCTTCATTGAAGAAAAGGCTGTAGTTACTGCCTCCGGTAACAGGAGCTACATTAAAACTCCAACGGTTTCTTGGGACTTCGTTAAAAAGTACGGACTGACAAATGAAAGGCTTGAAGACTACGAAAGCTGGGACGTTGAAATCGTTAAGGTTGAATCTGTTGAGGAGAAAGCTTTAGAAGAACCTAAGCCCTTCCTTGACATAGAAGTTGAAGATAACGAGACATTTGTCCTTGCAAACGGAATCGTTAGCTTTAACTGCCGTATGCTGTTCAACATCTCACAGGTTGAAGCAGTTACAGGCTCAAACCCCTTCCACTCAGGAAGTGGTGTTGGAGGAATCGGGGTATACGCTATCAATATGAACAGACTCCTATTCCTTGCAAAAGATGACTTTGAGTTCTTAAAGAGTATGATTGACTACCTAATGGACGTTGGAGCGAAAGCTCTCCAAAGAAAGAGGGAGTGGCTAAAGAAACACTGGAACGACCTATTCCCTTACCTCTCCTTCTACCAGAAGGATGATAAATCCCTCTTCAACATCTTCTCGGTAGTTGGCGTCCACGAAGGAATGATAAATGCAGGTTTTAAGGACGGCCTCTTTAATGACGAAGCAAAGGAGTACGCCCACCAGATTGCTCAGTACCTCTACAAGAAACTTCAGGAGTTTATGGAAAGAGATAAAGTTCTCTACTCCCTTGAGTACGCACCCAGCGAAAACGCTGCCTGCAAGATGGCTGAGAAGGACCTTCAGTTCGCAAAAGCGTTGGCTGACGTCCTAAACGGAGAGAGGGACTACAAGCTTTCAAGGGACCCCTACTTAAACCTCTTCATAAAAGAGGCCATCGTTAAATTCGGAGATAAAATTTTTGACCTTGTGGAGGTTGGAAATGGAGAGCGTTAA
- a CDS encoding radical SAM protein, protein MALSPFLKLDIPVTFKDHPGVQSAVLYTDINLCNLNCFQCHNRHAYSGKEERFTYEELREKLSMLKLLGVELIIVSGGEPTLEENLEEGLKLIKEIDFPVRVDTNGTNPEVVERLIERKLVDGFAVDVKIPLKDEYTPSELQRFKRVLFSDEGIPDKAVYEYANRLRITINTIKKYSLPFTLFRTVNYPLLTEEDRQAISEELKSFPHQFNPFYPVEEIDE, encoded by the coding sequence ATGGCTCTATCTCCCTTCCTTAAGCTGGACATTCCCGTCACCTTCAAGGACCATCCGGGCGTTCAGTCAGCAGTTCTCTACACGGACATTAACCTGTGCAACCTCAACTGTTTCCAGTGCCACAACAGACACGCCTACAGTGGTAAGGAGGAAAGGTTTACCTATGAGGAGCTAAGGGAAAAGCTTTCAATGCTAAAGCTTCTTGGAGTTGAGCTTATAATCGTTTCTGGAGGTGAACCAACACTTGAGGAAAACCTTGAGGAAGGTCTAAAGCTCATAAAGGAGATTGATTTTCCCGTAAGAGTTGACACAAACGGAACAAATCCAGAAGTCGTTGAAAGATTAATTGAGAGAAAGCTGGTAGATGGTTTTGCCGTTGACGTGAAGATTCCCCTAAAAGATGAGTATACCCCTTCAGAACTCCAACGCTTTAAGAGAGTTCTATTTTCAGATGAAGGTATCCCGGATAAAGCAGTATACGAATATGCCAATAGACTAAGGATTACAATAAACACGATAAAAAAATACTCCCTGCCTTTCACCCTCTTTAGGACTGTCAACTATCCACTCCTTACGGAGGAGGATAGGCAGGCCATCTCTGAAGAGTTAAAATCTTTTCCCCACCAGTTTAACCCCTTCTACCCTGTGGAGGAGATAGATGAATAA
- the metE gene encoding 5-methyltetrahydropteroyltriglutamate--homocysteine S-methyltransferase: MVKTYAYGFPKLGKQREFKRLIEGFWAQKVTEEELREGIKELGQKREETYRKYVDAFPQGEMTLYDPMLDTALLFGVYKANSLEEYFELCRGKNALEMTKWFNTNYHYLVPDFEGREPAFKVCEPVWNRHEGATENVHIIAPFTFLKLSKGLPEGSFEGALKELTKALVDYVNSKGFKSVHLEDPALVMELSEEEWKALVEAYSLLSEVKGEVNLFTYYDSVDRLELLFELPVNGIGVDLVHDRGENLEQLKKIDPRGKKLFAGVVDGRNVWRNDLFKTAEVLRELSEKFDVVITNAAPLFHLPVSLEGATLPKELLQKVAFAEEKLKEIKLLAEILEGKEEEAREWVKGINNKFGEIKAVRERVSALKEEDFVRKPSYKERVKKQQEVLNLPLFPTTTIGSFPQTEEVRRVRLLYRKGKLDKESYETFIRGEIAKAIQIQEELGLDIFVHGEFERTDMVEFFAEKMKGIATTGNGWVISYGTRCYRPPIIYGDVERDGVMTVPEIAFAQSLTDKPVKGMLTGPVTIIAWSFVREDIPISEVAYQIALALKDEIRDYEEAGIKIVQIDEPAIREKAPIKKRNWKEYFDWAIKSFRLCHSSVKPETQIHTHMCYSEFGEIMEYILEMDFDVISIEASRSKGDIIEAFEKVNFDRQIGLGVWDIHSPYVPSAEEMKEIVERALRVIPKENFWINPDCGLKTRRWEEVIPALRNLVKLAGELRKETN, encoded by the coding sequence ATGGTCAAAACCTACGCCTACGGCTTTCCGAAACTCGGAAAGCAGAGAGAGTTTAAGCGCCTGATTGAAGGGTTCTGGGCGCAAAAAGTTACTGAGGAGGAGCTCCGAGAAGGCATCAAGGAGCTCGGGCAAAAGAGGGAAGAAACCTACAGGAAGTACGTAGACGCCTTCCCCCAAGGAGAAATGACCCTCTACGACCCGATGCTTGACACAGCACTCCTTTTCGGCGTCTACAAGGCCAACTCCTTAGAGGAGTACTTTGAGCTGTGCAGGGGCAAGAACGCCCTTGAGATGACAAAGTGGTTTAACACAAACTACCACTACTTAGTTCCAGACTTTGAAGGTAGAGAGCCTGCCTTTAAGGTTTGTGAACCTGTCTGGAACAGACACGAAGGAGCTACAGAGAACGTCCACATCATTGCTCCCTTTACTTTCCTAAAGCTCTCCAAGGGACTCCCCGAAGGAAGCTTTGAAGGAGCTCTTAAAGAGCTCACAAAAGCCCTCGTTGATTACGTCAACAGCAAAGGCTTTAAGTCAGTTCACCTTGAAGACCCTGCCCTTGTTATGGAGCTCTCAGAAGAGGAGTGGAAGGCTCTCGTTGAGGCCTACAGCCTCTTAAGCGAAGTAAAGGGAGAAGTTAACCTTTTCACCTACTACGACAGCGTAGACAGGCTGGAGCTCCTCTTTGAGCTTCCGGTAAACGGAATCGGCGTTGACCTTGTACACGACAGGGGAGAGAACTTAGAACAGCTAAAGAAAATAGACCCACGTGGAAAGAAGCTCTTTGCCGGAGTTGTTGACGGAAGGAACGTCTGGAGGAACGACCTCTTTAAGACGGCTGAGGTTTTAAGGGAGCTCTCCGAGAAATTTGACGTTGTCATCACAAACGCAGCTCCTCTCTTCCACTTGCCCGTAAGCCTTGAAGGCGCTACACTGCCTAAGGAGCTCTTACAGAAGGTAGCCTTTGCCGAGGAGAAGCTAAAGGAAATCAAGCTCCTTGCCGAAATCCTTGAAGGAAAAGAGGAAGAGGCAAGGGAGTGGGTTAAGGGCATAAACAACAAATTCGGAGAGATTAAGGCCGTAAGGGAGAGAGTCTCTGCCCTTAAAGAGGAAGACTTCGTAAGGAAGCCAAGCTACAAAGAGAGGGTTAAAAAGCAGCAAGAAGTTCTTAACCTCCCTCTCTTCCCGACAACGACAATCGGCTCATTCCCACAGACAGAAGAAGTCAGAAGGGTTAGACTCCTTTACAGGAAGGGTAAGCTTGACAAGGAGAGCTATGAAACTTTCATCAGGGGAGAGATTGCAAAGGCCATCCAGATTCAGGAGGAGCTCGGCCTTGACATCTTCGTCCACGGCGAGTTTGAAAGAACAGACATGGTTGAGTTCTTCGCCGAGAAGATGAAAGGCATAGCCACAACCGGTAACGGCTGGGTGATTTCTTACGGAACAAGGTGTTACCGTCCCCCAATTATCTACGGAGATGTTGAAAGGGACGGAGTAATGACCGTTCCAGAAATCGCCTTTGCCCAGAGCCTAACAGATAAGCCTGTTAAAGGAATGCTGACAGGGCCTGTAACGATAATTGCTTGGAGCTTTGTAAGGGAAGACATCCCAATCTCTGAAGTCGCCTACCAGATTGCCCTTGCCCTTAAAGATGAAATCAGGGATTACGAGGAAGCCGGAATCAAAATCGTCCAGATAGACGAGCCGGCAATCAGGGAGAAAGCTCCAATAAAGAAGAGAAACTGGAAGGAGTACTTTGACTGGGCTATCAAGTCCTTTAGGCTCTGCCACTCTTCCGTAAAGCCCGAAACCCAGATTCACACCCACATGTGTTACTCTGAATTTGGCGAAATCATGGAGTACATCCTTGAGATGGACTTTGACGTTATCTCCATTGAGGCATCAAGGTCTAAGGGAGATATCATAGAGGCCTTTGAGAAGGTTAACTTTGACAGGCAGATAGGCCTTGGAGTGTGGGACATTCACTCACCTTACGTTCCAAGTGCTGAGGAGATGAAGGAGATTGTGGAGAGAGCTCTAAGGGTTATCCCCAAGGAAAACTTCTGGATTAACCCAGACTGCGGTCTCAAGACAAGACGCTGGGAAGAGGTTATTCCCGCTTTAAGAAATCTCGTAAAACTTGCCGGAGAACTAAGAAAAGAAACCAATTAA
- a CDS encoding GNAT family N-acetyltransferase has protein sequence MEIKVTDSRIYVELEGGEEAYISFRLEEERKVIVVRTTFVPKAYRGKGIAAKLTEKLLELAQQKGYRISPLCSYTRKYLERKRPDLIVE, from the coding sequence TTGGAGATAAAGGTTACAGACAGCAGGATATACGTAGAGCTTGAAGGTGGAGAGGAGGCCTACATCTCTTTTAGGTTAGAAGAAGAGAGAAAGGTCATTGTCGTCAGGACGACTTTTGTTCCAAAAGCCTATAGGGGTAAAGGAATAGCTGCTAAGCTTACAGAGAAACTCCTTGAGCTTGCCCAGCAAAAAGGTTACAGAATCTCTCCCCTCTGTTCATACACCCGTAAGTACCTTGAGAGGAAAAGACCAGACCTGATTGTGGAGTAG
- a CDS encoding class I SAM-dependent methyltransferase produces MEVVVTTDRRPTPEMIEEAKKLSEELGAVYVKRRHNTIESIKKRYGKNVLVVGKDLLLTVHTLSGNKLFFHPGLFKIRLLNYLSGGKESMISAMDLKEGDTVLDCNLGLAQDALLSAFVSKREVVGVEKDPVIYEIVKRGLKRYRPEGKLKVAKFAFSLVKPTCGDNYAFLKQLPDKSYDIVYFSPMFIKPKWHCSVMAPFREVAVKDFVSPETLKEAERVARKRVVIKVNKGVKELFPFLSDYQVQTSAGHVEYLYKIL; encoded by the coding sequence ATGGAAGTTGTAGTAACTACCGACAGAAGACCAACTCCGGAAATGATTGAGGAAGCTAAGAAGCTTTCTGAGGAGCTTGGAGCAGTTTACGTAAAACGTCGTCACAACACGATAGAGTCAATAAAGAAAAGGTACGGTAAAAACGTCCTTGTAGTGGGGAAGGACCTTCTCCTTACGGTTCACACCCTTTCTGGTAACAAGCTCTTCTTCCACCCGGGGCTCTTTAAGATTCGTCTCCTTAACTACCTTTCAGGTGGAAAGGAGTCAATGATTTCTGCCATGGACTTAAAAGAGGGAGATACCGTCCTTGACTGTAACTTGGGACTTGCTCAGGACGCCCTCCTTTCTGCTTTTGTCTCAAAGAGGGAAGTTGTAGGAGTGGAGAAAGACCCGGTAATTTACGAGATAGTGAAAAGGGGACTTAAGAGGTATCGTCCAGAAGGAAAGCTCAAAGTAGCGAAGTTTGCTTTTAGCCTCGTTAAGCCTACCTGTGGCGACAACTACGCTTTTTTGAAGCAGTTACCCGATAAATCCTACGATATCGTTTACTTCTCCCCTATGTTCATAAAACCCAAGTGGCACTGTAGCGTTATGGCGCCCTTTAGGGAGGTTGCTGTTAAAGACTTTGTTTCTCCCGAAACCCTTAAAGAGGCAGAAAGGGTAGCAAGGAAGAGGGTCGTTATAAAGGTGAATAAGGGCGTGAAGGAGCTCTTTCCGTTCCTTTCCGATTACCAAGTTCAAACATCTGCAGGCCACGTTGAATATCTCTACAAAATTTTGTAA
- a CDS encoding ribonucleoside-diphosphate reductase subunit alpha, protein MKKITVVKRKGVREPLNIEKIRKVINWAAEGLDVNTLKLESRLKLHFFDGITTRQIHEAVINTALQLTTPEEPDWRILAGRLFIFNLYKEVSIRRGTSKLAYVGGGEEYLRVVKDLIEKGLYAEELLKAYSEEEIKEAGDYLNLKYDFLYDYAGANLLAKRYLCIYEDYPIELPQEMYMSIALMLAKNEPKETRMKTVKKFYDLIAGKKLSLATPILINLRRPNGNLSSCFITAMDDNLDSIMYTAEQVAQISKRAGGVGVNLSRIRAQGSWIKKVFGASGGIVPWAKILNDVAVAVNQEGKRAGAVTIALDVWHLDIYDFLELKTENGDLRRKAFDIFPQVVIPDLFMERVKYDQEWLLVDPYEVEKKFGFKLYELWGEEFEKAYMQVENESHKLKLKKKVRAKELLKEILKTQVATGLPYIFFKDTANRLNPLKHDGYIGNGNLCMESFSNFRPSKGFKTYMKDGKIIKEIEEPGLVHTCNLLSINLANIESDEELEEAVRTAVRILDNTIELTTPPIPESKLHNDRYRTIGIGTLGLADYLAKREIPYGRQSLEFIEELYEKIAFYGIDESINLAKERGAFPAYEGSDWSKGIIIGKDAKYLSEKTKLKEKWLELLSKLKKYGIRNGQLFAIAPNTSSGLLQGATPGVLPPFSRFYIDKNQKQAVPICPPYIKEKFWFYRESKYMDQKEVVEIIATIQKWVDSGISMELLFNLNLGIRARDIYETVMLAWEKGIKTIYYVRTIQKDSQQAISKKEECVACAN, encoded by the coding sequence ATGAAGAAGATAACGGTTGTAAAGAGGAAAGGTGTAAGGGAGCCCTTGAACATAGAGAAGATACGTAAAGTTATAAACTGGGCTGCAGAAGGCCTTGATGTTAATACGCTTAAGCTTGAGTCAAGGTTAAAGCTTCACTTCTTTGACGGGATAACAACTCGCCAGATTCACGAGGCCGTTATCAATACGGCCTTACAGCTTACAACCCCAGAAGAGCCAGACTGGAGAATCCTTGCTGGAAGGCTCTTTATCTTCAACCTTTACAAGGAAGTTTCCATAAGGAGGGGAACTTCTAAGCTTGCCTACGTTGGAGGTGGAGAGGAGTATTTAAGAGTTGTTAAAGACCTCATAGAGAAGGGACTCTACGCGGAGGAGCTCCTTAAGGCCTACTCAGAGGAGGAGATAAAGGAGGCCGGAGACTACCTTAATCTTAAGTACGACTTCCTCTACGACTACGCTGGGGCTAACCTCCTTGCCAAGCGCTACCTCTGTATCTACGAGGACTACCCGATAGAGCTCCCCCAAGAGATGTACATGAGCATAGCCCTAATGCTCGCAAAGAACGAGCCAAAAGAAACGAGAATGAAGACCGTTAAGAAGTTCTACGACCTCATAGCCGGTAAAAAGCTCTCCTTGGCAACTCCAATCCTCATAAACCTTCGCCGTCCAAACGGTAACCTCTCCTCCTGCTTTATAACGGCAATGGACGACAACCTTGACTCCATAATGTACACGGCTGAGCAGGTAGCGCAGATTTCTAAGAGGGCTGGAGGAGTCGGAGTTAACCTCTCAAGGATAAGGGCTCAAGGCTCTTGGATAAAGAAGGTCTTTGGAGCAAGTGGAGGAATCGTCCCTTGGGCAAAAATCTTAAACGACGTTGCCGTTGCCGTTAATCAGGAGGGGAAGAGGGCTGGAGCTGTAACCATAGCCTTAGATGTATGGCATCTTGATATTTACGACTTCTTAGAGCTCAAAACCGAAAACGGAGACCTTAGGCGTAAAGCCTTTGACATCTTCCCACAGGTGGTTATCCCCGACCTCTTTATGGAGAGGGTAAAGTACGACCAAGAGTGGCTTCTTGTTGACCCTTACGAGGTGGAGAAGAAGTTTGGATTTAAGCTCTACGAGCTCTGGGGCGAGGAGTTTGAAAAGGCCTACATGCAGGTAGAGAACGAGTCCCACAAGCTAAAGCTCAAAAAGAAGGTAAGGGCTAAGGAGCTCCTAAAAGAAATCTTAAAAACTCAGGTTGCAACGGGACTTCCCTACATCTTCTTTAAGGACACTGCAAACAGACTAAACCCATTAAAGCACGACGGTTACATAGGTAACGGTAACCTCTGTATGGAGAGCTTCTCTAACTTTAGACCTTCAAAAGGTTTTAAAACCTACATGAAGGACGGAAAGATTATTAAGGAGATTGAAGAGCCGGGACTTGTCCACACCTGTAACCTTCTCTCCATCAACCTTGCAAACATAGAGAGCGATGAGGAGCTTGAAGAGGCTGTTAGGACTGCCGTAAGGATACTTGACAACACAATAGAGCTGACAACTCCTCCAATTCCGGAGAGTAAACTCCACAACGATAGGTATAGAACCATAGGCATAGGAACTCTCGGACTTGCTGACTATTTGGCAAAAAGGGAGATACCCTACGGTAGGCAGTCCCTTGAGTTTATTGAGGAGCTCTACGAGAAAATCGCCTTTTACGGAATAGACGAGAGCATCAATTTGGCGAAGGAGAGAGGAGCTTTTCCGGCCTACGAAGGCTCAGACTGGAGTAAGGGAATAATCATCGGTAAGGACGCAAAGTACTTGTCGGAAAAGACGAAGCTAAAGGAGAAGTGGCTGGAGCTCCTTTCAAAGCTCAAAAAGTACGGAATCAGAAACGGACAGCTCTTTGCTATTGCTCCAAACACCAGTTCCGGACTCCTTCAGGGAGCAACTCCCGGCGTTCTTCCACCGTTTTCACGCTTTTACATTGACAAAAACCAGAAGCAAGCCGTTCCGATATGTCCTCCTTACATAAAGGAAAAGTTCTGGTTCTACAGAGAGAGCAAGTATATGGACCAGAAGGAAGTTGTTGAAATAATTGCCACAATTCAGAAGTGGGTTGACAGTGGAATTTCAATGGAGCTCCTCTTCAACCTCAACCTCGGCATAAGAGCCCGCGACATCTACGAAACGGTAATGCTTGCTTGGGAGAAGGGCATAAAGACCATTTACTACGTAAGAACAATCCAGAAAGACAGCCAGCAGGCAATATCCAAAAAGGAAGAGTGTGTAGCCTGTGCTAACTAA